A region of Sphingobium baderi DNA encodes the following proteins:
- a CDS encoding helix-turn-helix domain-containing protein — translation MLSDNALDVAISSDIDFEVRSKPSLCANAYQLRVHTSVCPREGNGIYHSPWSLLEATLSPGQPIWNRFLNRPHNEEIRVGSVMFVPRDEPVHCRFTRGARHTVSCLFDLEALGFEQATGWNWTSIDPSLAFDVRDPFVQIAVQRLRQEALAPSFASELQVECTLIFLAAQLKRKMDNHQSFEPSDQGSLSGAGLQSIIERIHDEDGPTPSVKEFATMVTMSAPVFSLKFREATGQTLRHYVTTAKLEKAKRLLLEEADMVKQIAYRCGFTSAAAFSTSFRQETGMTPTEFREAVRIR, via the coding sequence ATGCTCAGTGACAACGCGCTCGATGTCGCAATTTCAAGCGACATTGATTTCGAAGTGCGATCGAAGCCTAGCCTTTGCGCCAATGCCTATCAGTTGCGGGTACACACGTCGGTTTGCCCCCGCGAGGGCAATGGTATTTATCACTCACCTTGGTCCTTGCTCGAGGCGACGCTCAGTCCGGGGCAGCCAATCTGGAACCGTTTTCTAAACCGGCCTCACAACGAAGAAATTCGCGTTGGTTCAGTGATGTTCGTGCCGCGTGACGAGCCCGTGCACTGCAGGTTCACTCGAGGAGCAAGACACACTGTTTCATGTTTATTCGATCTTGAAGCCCTGGGCTTTGAACAAGCGACAGGATGGAACTGGACGAGTATTGACCCTTCGCTAGCATTCGACGTTCGCGATCCATTCGTGCAGATTGCGGTTCAGCGCCTCCGTCAGGAGGCGCTCGCGCCTAGCTTCGCCAGCGAATTACAGGTCGAGTGCACGCTGATATTTCTGGCGGCGCAGCTGAAACGCAAAATGGATAACCACCAAAGCTTCGAGCCTTCCGACCAAGGGTCGCTAAGCGGAGCGGGTCTGCAAAGCATTATTGAGCGTATTCACGATGAGGACGGACCTACGCCGTCCGTAAAGGAATTCGCCACCATGGTCACAATGAGCGCGCCTGTATTTTCACTGAAGTTCCGCGAAGCCACGGGACAAACCCTCCGCCATTATGTTACCACTGCAAAGCTCGAGAAAGCCAAAAGGTTGCTTTTGGAAGAGGCAGATATGGTGAAACAGATCGCCTATCGCTGCGGCTTTACTAGCGCCGCTGCATTTTCCACGTCCTTCCGACAGGAAACGGGAATGACGCCAACGGAATTCCGTGAAGCCGTTCGAATTCGGTGA
- a CDS encoding molybdopterin-containing oxidoreductase family protein, which produces MADVEPGDLREVKSFCRICTGLCGTIVTLDRDDRIVATRGDKDDPQTLGFVCSKGSNAPDFHNSADRLLHPLKRMPDGSFQKIALQDALAEIGDKLAEIYERDGPEAIASFRGSGGFFYAVTLNLLTDWLAALGSGKNYSTLTIDQSAKTIVMSRLGYWAAGKHRVQFSDVAFLIGANPLVSITQLDCRNPVKRLKEHKARGMKLIVMDPRHTETARHADLFVQPLPGQDGPIVAAVLRTILEEGWYDKAFCDEHVADLDLLRAAVAPFDAVSVAHRADIPVEQIRQIAEMFARDNKKGIASSGTGPDMGPHSNVTEHLIECLNVVCGRYTREGEEITNAGFLFPTGSLPAQVVRLPRTWDMGPRNRINGYGPVCGEMQTSAMADDILQPGPGQVKFLFNLGGNPATCVPDQRKMVQALRSLELFVSIEPFMTPTAHLSHYILPPRMFYERADLPMHIFEQVLYPRPYTRYTPSLTNPPAGSDVCTEFDVFWHLAKRLGKTIHFHGIPLDMEQMPTEDEMLAIVAHKALAPWDEIKQETLGCFRDPGTVALACDPKTADRFTTMPDDVQEELKALLDDVPTFGAFKSNGRTFGFLMSSRRQRHRFNSIGFKITELQRAMPSNLGYMNPEDMETIGIRDGDWIQIESDTGAIQVVAQSDASVRKAVISVCHGFGGLPDEDTYFDGGVSTNQLISTDRDLQTINGTPRMSGIPVDITLSNGPAEANCRADKRQPVVVA; this is translated from the coding sequence CCGGACTTTCACAACAGCGCCGATCGGCTGCTGCATCCGCTCAAGCGCATGCCGGACGGCAGTTTCCAGAAGATCGCGCTTCAGGACGCGCTTGCCGAGATCGGTGACAAACTTGCCGAGATTTACGAGCGTGATGGACCAGAAGCGATCGCGAGCTTCCGGGGATCGGGCGGTTTCTTCTATGCTGTCACGCTCAACCTGCTGACCGATTGGCTGGCAGCCCTTGGCAGCGGCAAAAACTATTCGACGCTGACAATCGACCAGTCGGCAAAGACCATCGTCATGTCCCGGCTCGGCTATTGGGCGGCGGGCAAGCATCGCGTGCAGTTCAGCGACGTTGCTTTCCTTATTGGCGCCAATCCGCTCGTCTCCATCACCCAGCTTGACTGTCGCAACCCGGTCAAACGGCTGAAGGAGCATAAGGCGCGTGGCATGAAGCTGATCGTCATGGATCCGCGCCACACGGAAACGGCACGCCATGCTGATCTCTTCGTCCAGCCACTCCCGGGACAGGACGGGCCGATCGTCGCTGCCGTCCTCAGAACGATCCTGGAAGAGGGATGGTACGACAAGGCATTTTGCGACGAACATGTCGCGGACCTCGATTTGCTTCGCGCAGCAGTGGCGCCCTTCGACGCGGTGTCAGTCGCGCACCGCGCCGACATCCCCGTTGAGCAGATCCGGCAGATTGCCGAGATGTTTGCCCGCGATAACAAAAAAGGCATCGCGAGCAGCGGCACGGGGCCGGACATGGGGCCCCATTCCAATGTAACCGAGCATCTCATCGAATGCCTCAATGTCGTGTGTGGCCGCTACACCCGAGAGGGCGAGGAAATCACGAACGCCGGCTTCCTCTTCCCGACCGGCTCTTTGCCGGCGCAGGTTGTCCGGCTGCCGCGGACCTGGGACATGGGTCCCAGAAATCGCATCAACGGTTATGGACCGGTCTGCGGCGAGATGCAGACCTCAGCCATGGCGGACGATATCCTCCAGCCTGGACCGGGACAGGTGAAGTTCCTGTTCAATCTTGGCGGCAATCCGGCCACCTGCGTGCCCGACCAGCGCAAGATGGTGCAGGCGCTGCGATCGCTTGAACTGTTTGTCAGCATCGAACCTTTCATGACCCCGACGGCGCATCTGTCGCACTACATCCTGCCGCCGCGGATGTTTTACGAGCGCGCTGACCTGCCGATGCACATCTTCGAGCAGGTGCTCTACCCGAGACCCTATACGCGTTACACGCCATCGCTCACCAATCCGCCTGCCGGCTCGGACGTTTGCACGGAGTTCGATGTCTTCTGGCATCTGGCAAAGCGGCTTGGCAAGACGATCCATTTCCACGGCATTCCGCTCGACATGGAACAGATGCCGACAGAGGACGAGATGCTGGCGATCGTGGCCCACAAGGCGCTCGCGCCCTGGGACGAGATCAAGCAGGAAACGCTGGGATGTTTCCGTGATCCCGGGACGGTCGCGCTGGCCTGCGATCCCAAGACCGCAGACCGCTTCACGACCATGCCGGACGATGTCCAAGAGGAGCTGAAGGCTCTGCTCGATGATGTCCCGACCTTTGGCGCGTTCAAGAGCAATGGCAGGACTTTTGGGTTCCTCATGTCGAGCCGGCGCCAACGGCATCGTTTCAACTCGATCGGCTTCAAGATAACCGAACTGCAGCGGGCTATGCCTTCGAATCTGGGTTATATGAACCCGGAAGACATGGAGACAATCGGCATCCGTGATGGCGACTGGATCCAGATCGAGTCCGACACGGGCGCAATCCAGGTTGTCGCGCAGTCGGATGCGAGCGTCCGCAAGGCTGTGATCTCTGTGTGCCATGGATTTGGCGGGCTTCCCGACGAAGATACCTATTTCGATGGAGGGGTTTCGACCAACCAGCTCATTAGCACCGATCGCGACCTGCAGACGATCAATGGCACTCCACGCATGTCGGGTATCCCTGTCGATATCACGCTGAGCAATGGTCCCGCCGAAGCGAATTGCCGTGCAGATAAGCGACAGCCTGTGGTGGTTGCGTGA